The genomic stretch CGAGTCATGGATACAAATAATCTGGCTTTGATTTTGATTCAACTATATTTAGGTAAGTATACAATTAAATTTTGATGCCTTAATTTTAGAAGATATACTAGACATGTATAATGGGCACATTACAAATATTGAAacgatattatttaattaatatcttTATGCATTATGCAAcaatttaaaatagttattttccATATAGTtatgaatattttactatagAAAAGTTTCGGAAAGAtgctaaataataatttttggaTTAATAGTACAAAGAATGTTAAAAGATTGTAAACTGATTATCTTAAAGATTAAAATACACGGTCTTATTATCATAAAACCGGTTCAtgatttcatttgttttgcaTCTATCAACAACAAGCAGGTTGTTTGATTTTATCCATTGAGCGTTTTTTTCCCCAATAAACAACGATTAGTGGTTCCGATGCATAGGAACGTTACAGCGACCGCGTGAGACCGCgttcaattattattaatagtataatattaaaactatttataatatatgtgtgtgtatttgcCGATAAAAACGATAATTCggaaaaaatatttgaatataagttggtttattaaatatttgtcaattgaaatttgaaatatttgactaTGCTATGCAAATATTGGTGAGTTCCTATTCACAACTGTATATAATTGAGTTGTCGTTCAAATCTAACTGCGTATTTTTGATTCAGCAATATTAGCGGAATCgtgtttataaattaataatttattttaatataaaaaatagttgtgtatatattaTAAGGCTGTGTCTGCTGCGTGTATTTCAGGCTTGATCGAGTCCCAGACTCCCTCGACCATAACGTGCTACTCTCCTGTAAGTATTAAATCCATTTAAGCCCCGTTTTAAAGACTTAATGATTTGCACGTTTCGTTTATTGCTCTGTGCATTGTCGTTAAATTGTGCTTTACAGATCATTGGTTACCGCCATAAACGAGAAGTGAATATTAATACGCTTTCGTTCTATTAGTATCATTTCTAAATTTCTTAGATCGTCTGCAAAACCAggaaattttttataaatttgttgcATGTGTTTCTATAAATAAGATAAGATTACTACTAATAAGAGTCGCTTGTTAATAGAAAGCACACATTCAGAAAACACGTGTATTTGATGATAACTCCAGGTCCGACATTTTTACAGAAAATTCGCCTCGATAGTGACGTATGCTAAGCGCAATGCATTTGATGACGCCATATTATTTTAGAACCTCGACACATGAAAACTTATTGTCCACCAATGTCAAAATATAAAATTTGTAAAGATAAAATAAATCGTTTTCACAAATAGAATATATCATTTAGTATTAACAacattaatttgaacaaattattccCTTCGATACGAAACATTTATCGATAATGATTGTCTTTACGTCGCGCGACGTTCCGCGCAAAGGCTCGAAGCCGTCCAAATATGAACGTTTTCCAACAATTATATAAACTTTACTACTCTTGGTTACGTATGTGGTTCATTTATTAATCAATAACTTCTAATTTTTGATATCTGTCTAGTTTGCGAAGACATGTATAAAATAACCTTGAACAATATGacagtaaacatattttatataaatgtagacAATGGTATTACAGTTTTTCTATTTCTCTGACGGCCAGAATGGAAAAAAACTTTCTCGGAGTTAAAGCATACATTACTGTCTCTTTTCAGCGCCCGTTCAACCCATCATGTACAGACAAGTACGCTGCCTTGCCGGGCCACCTGAACTGCGAAGACCTCGGACATCTCACGGGAAAGCCAATACCACTTCCTGACAGCGGTAATACTTGATCTTTATATACAGCAAAATCTCCGACAAAAAATGGAAGTATGGcatatttatcaaatatgtttgaagaatattttattttgtgtgtatcaTCCACTAATTTGAGTTGTATATAACCTTTCTTAAAAAACTATAAAAGTGATTCACCTAATACCCGATTACATGCGAATGATGCTTTGGCAATTGTATTATGTCTTTCAGAAATGGAGGATATCGCAAATCAGCATAACCGTGTCCGTGCCAATGTTACTCCTCGGGCGTCAAACATGTTAGTCATGGTAAATTGTCAATGTTTACACAGCTTTTATGATGACATACTCTGCATAAGCTTACCATATACTTTTCGTATACACTTAAATAAACTATACTGTAAATGGCATGCATTGAAATCattacaatgaacaaatgtttcGTCAATTCAACACCAAATGCACATATAAATCGGTTCAATTCACCTAACCGAACTGTATGTCACGAGTAATAGGGGCGGGAGTAGATAAACATTATGAAATGAAGAACTATACTATCGTATCGAGAATTCTAATGTGACAAAAATTGATTTGTTTGTCTCACGACACTTTTAGGATGAATTGCTTTAATCATTTACTGGAAGACGCATATTTTTGAAAACCATAAAAACTGTGTTTTCCAAGTGTGATCTATGCCGTCGAATTATTTGTGTCCATATATTATATCAATACATTGTATTGCAAGAAACTGCTTATTATGTGACGTGATTTCTGGTTAAATCAAACTAAATAAGAAAATCACATAACCTTctcgaaaattaaaaacaaacattatcgaAACAAAGAATTTCTTTACGTCGGCCGGTCGGATGTTTGTCTTTCGGTCTATAGATAATTTCGTTTGCTAGGCAAGGAAGGCGTCTTTACACGTCAAAAATCAAAGGGTCTTTGAACATGATATGCGTTTCTGCATGGTATCTTGAGAACGGTTTCCCGACGATTATAACAAGGGACCGTACCAAAAAAGTTTCCTCTATCGAACATTGTAATTTCGAAGAATAAACTAAGAGGTTAGGGACCTACGCTCATTTAAGTTGCAATGCTTGTTACTCGGGACAAAATGGTAGAGGCAAAACAATTTTGAAGTCAAACATTTGTCGTTACTTACCACATTGACATTAAGACTtagttttgacattttaaataatGCATGCTCATTTTACTACAACTTTTATGGTATAAAGCTTTTGAAATTCCTTTCGCTGTCGTTTCTTCATTACCTAAATTGAATTCTACACCATAACATATACGTCTAGCATACCAATGCGGGACTTGTGTCTGCTGCCAGACGATGGGCGAGACGTTGTACGGCAGACAGCACGTGGTACCAGCGTTCCACTCCAGGTACGTTAACGGTAATGATAAACGTTTTGGGAGAATGTTCGTCACAATTACCATAATTATTGTACATATCTCGGACGACCAAAGTGTCTTTGCTTGAAGATGAAATCATTCCGAATATAACCGTACTTGGAGTTTGTGTTATCTTAAAAACTACAAAACACTCATTTGGTCAAAGGTTATATTATTACAGAACCTCTTCTTCAGCTTGACTGATAGGAAACATTAGGCTCGtcctgtgaaaacggggctaaagTGTCCCCCTATATTAACAAggcagggacgaaactttccacctaaacATAATATTCGTTAAGAAAATACCTTATTTAAAcgtaaaattcaataaaagcggatagtttcgtcccttataagcctgtgcggactgaacatgctaatcttggacaagactgtgcacacatgcatttagctcacCAATTATTCTCAGGTGCGTTCATTCCCGGACAGAACTCTTTGTTCAGCCCCACTGCAATCACATGGACGGACGTCATAGCGGCGTGGGAGGCGGAGAAGACACATTTCACGTACGGAGGGCCGGGGAATGACGCGACCTTGATAGGCAATTATACACAGGTGGGTATGTTTCACCGGACTTAtattcatcattatcataatcaatatTAACAACGTTAACTTCATCGTTGTTTTATCATTTATAATAGTTGTCTTCATCAAGAGAACTAcatttatcatcatcaacaatcaCTATCGTCAGCATCTTTTGCTTGATCGTGATCATTATTATAAACAGcgtgtgttttgttttgattgcGATAATTTTGTATCAAACGAAATGCTTACTTGATGCTAAAATTGTTTGAAGTTCTTGATAAGCAATAATTGAATAATAATATGTTGTCTCTGATAATGATGGTTACGATAGTGATGAAAACGATAAcgacgatgctgctgctgttgttgttaaaGATGATtctgataataatgatgatgattctgatgatgattgtgatagtTTTTATGGAGGTAGTGGTTATAACGCTTATAATGTGGAAGTGTATATCAACCGAAAAGGGTGTACAGAATATTACCAAAGTGCGTTCCATTTCCCGCATCATATTTACCATTGCAGCGCACTTTATTGCTGACCAAAACGCGAACGCACTTAAGTTGTAAACACCAAAATCGGGTTGACAGCAAAGTGCACTACAACAGGAGTAACATGATAACACGTGATTATTGAAGTAgtacaataaatgcatatactaATAACACTACGGGAATTCCAAAAAACGTTAATAAGCTTTTGCCTTTAAAGCACAAAATCACCACGGTAATGTATACTCATGTAAAGATCGTATGGCGGCCCACGTGTTATAGTTAATAGTTAAATTTATCATTTGTGGGACTGACTTAACGTGTAGCGAAAAACTGATATGGTGCAGCATTAGTTCAAACTCCCGATTAAAGATACATCATCACACTATTTGGTACCATCTGTTTCCTGTTTCAGATGATCTCGGCCGAGACGGTTTCAATTGGCTGTGGCGCTGCGGACTGTGGTGGACGAtacctgtatatctgcctctatgtcccaatgtaaggaccctatctgtatatctgcctctatgtcccaatgtaaggacacTACCTGTATATATgtctctatgtcccaatgtaaggacacTACCTGTATATCTGCGTCTATGTCCCGATGTAAGGACActacctgtatatctgcctctatgtcccaaaGTAAGGACActacctgtatatctgcctctatgtcccaatgtgaggacactacctgtatatctgcctctatgtcccaatgtaagggcACTACCTGTATATCTGCCTTTATGTCCCAATGTAAGTATACTATCTGTATATCTGCCTTTATGTCCCAATGTAAGAATACTagctgtatatctgcctctatgtcccaatgtaaggaccttatctgtatatctgcctctatgtcccaatgtaaggatactatctgtatatctgcctctttgtcccaatgtaaggacactatctgtatatctgcctctatgtcccaatgaaAGGATACtatctgtatatctgcctctatgtcccaatgtaaggaccttatctgtatatctgcctctatgtcccaatgtaaggatacTATCGgaatatctgcctctatgtcccaatgtgagGATACTTTCTGTATATCTGTCTCTATGTCCCAATGAAAGGATACTagctgtatatctgcctctatgtcccaatgtaaggaccttatctgtatatctgcctctatgtcccaatgtaaggatactatctgtatatctgcctctttgtcccaatgtaaggacactatctgtatatctgcctctatgtcccaatgtaaggatactatctgtatatctgcctctatgtcccaatgtaaggaccttatctgtatatctgcctctatgtcccaatgtaaggatactatctgtatatctgcctctatgtcctaATGTGAGGATACTTTCTGTATATcagcctctatgtcccaatgttaGGATACtatctgtatatctgcctctatgtcccaatgtaaggataATAGCTGTCTATCTGCCTTTATGCCCCAATGTAAGGATACTATCTGTATAactgcctctatgtcccaatgttaGGATACTAGCTGtctatctgcctctatgtcccaatgtaaggaaaCAACCTGTATATTTgactctatgtcccaatgtaaggacgATActtgtatatctgcctctatgtcccaatgtaacgAAACTATCTGTATATCTGCGTCTATGTCTCAATGTAAGGATACTagctgtatatctgcctctatgtcccaatgttaGGATAAtatctgtatatctgcctctatgtcccaatgtgagGATACTATCTGTATATATGCCtttatgtcccaatgtaaggatactatctgtatatctgcctctatgtcccaatgtaaggatacTAGCTGtctatctgcctctatgtcccaatgtaaggatacTAGCTGtctatctgcctctatgtcccaatgcaAGGATACTATCGGtctatctgcctctatgtcccaatgtgagGATACtatctgtatatctgcctctatgtcccaatgtaatggcactacctgtatatctgcctctatgtacCGATGTAAGGACAAtacctgtatatctgcctctatgtttCAATGTAAGGGTACttcctgtatatctgcctctatgtcccaatgtaaggacactatctgtatatctgcctctatgtccccaTGTAAGGACACTATCTGTATATCTTCCTCTATGGCCCGATGTAAGGACACTACCTGTAGTCTCTATGTCCCAATGAAAGGATAAtatctgtatatctgcctctatgtcccaatgtaaggatacTACCTGTTTATCTGCTTCAATGTCCCAATGAAAGGATACTACCTGGATATCTGCCTCTAAGTCCCAATGTTAGGATACTagctgtatatctgcctctatgtcccaatgtaaggaaaCAACCTGTATATCTGACTCTATGTCCCAAAATAAGGACACAGCCTGTATATCTGCTTCTATGCCCCATGTAAGAACACAACCTGTATAtttgcctctatgtcccaatgtaaggatactagctgtatatctgcctctatgtcccaatgtaaggacacTATCTGTATATCTGcgtctatgtcccaatgtaaggatacTATCTATATATgtgcctctatgtcccaatgtaaggatactagctgtatatctgcctctatgtcccaatgtaaggaaaCGACCTGTATATCTGACTCTATGTCTATATGTTCCAATATGATGATACCATCTGTATATCttcctctatgtcccaatgtaagggcacagcctgtatatctgcctctatgccCCATGTAAGAACACAACATGTATAtttgcctctatgtcccaatgtaatgATACTATCTGTATATCTGcttctatgtcccaatgtaaggacacTATCTGTATATCTGcgtctatgtcccaatgtaaggatacTATCTGTATATgtgcctctatgtcccaatgtaaggatactagctgtatatctgcctctatgtcccaatgtaaggaaaCGACCTGTATATCTGACTCTATGTTCCAATGTAAGGACActacctgtatatctgcctctatgtcccaatgtaagaaCACAACCTGTATAtttgcctctatgtcccaatgtaaggatacTACCTGCATATCTTCCTCTATTTCCCAATGTAAGGACACttcctgtatatctgcctctatatCCCAATATAAGGACACTTCCTGTATATCTGCTTCTATGTTCAATTGTTAGGACCCTCCCTGTATATATGCCTCTTTGTCCCAAAGTAAGGGCACTTCCTGTATATCTACCTCTATGTTCCGATGTAAGGACACTACCtctatatctgcctctatgtcccaatgtaagggcacttcctgtatatctgcctctatgtcccgaTGTAAGTAAATTACCTgaatatctgcctctatgtcccgaTGTAAGGGCActacctgtatatctgcctctatgtacCGATGTAAGGACAAtacctgtatatctgcctctatgtctcAATGTAAGGGCACttcctgtatatctgcctctatgtcccaatgtaagggcACTTCTTGTTTATCTGCCTCTttgtcccaatgtaaggacacTACCTGTATATatgcctctatgtcccaatgtagggatactacctgtatatctgcctctatgttcCGATGTAAGGGCActacctgtatatctgcctctatgtttCAATGTAAGGTCACTACcagtatatctgcctctatgtcccaatgtaaggacacTACCTGTATATCTGCTTCTATGTCCCAATTTAAGGGCACTATCTGTTTATCTGCCGCTATGTCCAAATGTAAAAACACTatatgtatatctgcctctatgtcccaataTAAGGGCACTgcctgtatatctgcctctatgtacAAATGTAAGAACATTACCTgcatatctgcctctatgtcccgaTGTAAGGGCACTACCTGTATATatgcctctatgtcccaatgtaaggacactatctgtatatctgcctctatgtcccaatgtaaggatacTACCTGTATAtttgcctctatgtcccaatgcaAGGGTACTAGCTGTATATCTGCCaatatgtcccaatgtaaggacacTACCTCTATATCTgactctatgtcccaatgtaaggacactacctgtatatctgcctctatgtcccaatgtaaggacactatatgtatatctgcctctatgtcccaatgtaaggatacTACCTGTATAtttgcctctatgtcccaatgcaAGGGTACTTGCTGTATATCTGCCaatatgtcccaatgtaaggacacTACCTCTATATCTGACTCTATGTCCCAATTTAAGAACACTACCTCTATATCTGACTCTATGTCCAAATGTAAGGACActacctgtatatctgcctctatgtcccgaAGTAAGGACACTATCTGTATATCTGCGTTTATGATCAAATTTAAGGGCActacctgtatatctgcctctatgtcccaatgtaaggacacTACCTGTATATCTTCCTCTATTTCCCGATGTAAGGACACTTCTTGTATAGCTGCCTCTATATCCCAATATAAGGACACTACCTGTATATCTGCTTCTATGTTCCGATGTAAGGACACTACCTGCATATATGCGTCTATGTTCTATTGTAAGGACCCTCCCTGTATGTATGCCTCTTTGTCCCAATGTACGGGCACTTCCTGTATATCTATCTCTATGTCCCGATGTAAGGAAACTACCtctatatctgcctctatgtcccaatgtaagggcacttcctgtatatctgcctctatgtcccgaTGTAAGTACATtacctgtatatctgcctctaagTCTCGATGTAAGGGCACTCACTACCTGtgtatctgcctctatgtcccgaTGTAAGGGCActacctgtatatctgcctctatgtctcAATGTAAGGACTCTGCCTGTATATCACCCTCTATGTCCGAATGTAAGGGCACTACGTTTATATCTgtctctatgtcccaatgtaagaaCACTACCTGTATATCATCCTCTATGTACCAATTTAAAAGCActacctgtatatctgcctctatgtcccaatgtaagggcACTACCTGTAAATTTGCCTCTATTTCACAATGTTAGGTCACTACCCGTATATTTgtctctatgtcccaatgtaagaaTACTACCAGTATATCATCCTCTATGTACCAATGTAAGGGCActacctgtatatctgcctctatgtcctaATGTAAGGGCACTACCTGTATATCTGCCtgtatgtcccaatgtaagggcACTACCTGTAAATCTGTCTCTATGTCTCAATGTTAGAACACTACCTGTATATCatcctctatgtcccaatgtaaggccactacctgtatatctgcctctatgtcctaATGTAAGGGCActacctgtatatctgcctctatgttcTAATGTAAGGACACTATCTGTATATCTGACTCTATGTACCAATGTAAGGACActacctgtatatctgcctctatgtcccgaTATAAGGACACTTCCTGTAT from Dreissena polymorpha isolate Duluth1 chromosome 10, UMN_Dpol_1.0, whole genome shotgun sequence encodes the following:
- the LOC127847987 gene encoding cysteine-rich venom protein ENH2-like: MDTNNLALILIQLYLGLIESQTPSTITCYSPRPFNPSCTDKYAALPGHLNCEDLGHLTGKPIPLPDSEMEDIANQHNRVRANVTPRASNMLVMHTNAGLVSAARRWARRCTADSTWYQRSTPGAFIPGQNSLFSPTAITWTDVIAAWEAEKTHFTYGGPGNDATLIGNYTQMISAETVSIGCGAADCGGRYLYICLYVPILDTAKLDRPYKASNITGGCDDCASHCNTTIGLCDFNKLLCLGGSSLNMTSGTCDCIQTVPPGTYTRTICDLVCIGSNDTDSECLTTLRGTCGTKLTTMFRCPWMCNVCPYSNAKWNVSAISRMPWEKGLPVCNTAWNQRNLGVSSKQHQFLLLTFLATTCAMILCQ